A genomic region of Manihot esculenta cultivar AM560-2 chromosome 15, M.esculenta_v8, whole genome shotgun sequence contains the following coding sequences:
- the LOC110600906 gene encoding protein TIC 20-v, chloroplastic, whose protein sequence is MSALSLSPKPFLISLKDRSRLSLTTHLKTQKTLFCKSKRLTKIITAKSDGGNSADTGDRIISAVCYFYPFFDGIQYGKYVINQFSPIQALIQPLVPAIRVFKSFPLNGFLVFLTLYFVVVRNPNFSRYVRFNTMQAIVLDVLLIFPDLLERSFNPRDGLGLDLLMSLDSTVFLYLLVCLIYGSSSCLLGQVPRLPIVAEAADRQVL, encoded by the coding sequence ATgtctgctctctctctctcacccaAACCCTTTCTTATCTCTCTCAAAGACAGGTCTCGTCTCTCTCTAACGACACACTTAAAAACCCAGAAAACCTTATTCTGTAAATCTAAAAGACTCACCAAAATCATCACGGCCAAATCCGACGGCGGTAACTCAGCAGACACGGGAGACCGGATTATATCTGCAGTCTGCTACTTTTACCCTTTTTTTGACGGAATCCAGTACGGCAAGTACGTGATAAACCAGTTCTCTCCTATTCAAGCTCTTATCCAACCTTTGGTCCCGGCTATAAGAGTCTTCAAGAGCTTTCCCCTTAATGGGTTTTTGGTATTTCTGACTCTCTACTTTGTTGTTGTGAGAAATCCCAATTTTAGTAGATATGTGAGGTTCAATACCATGCAGGCTATTGTGCTTGATGTGCTTCTGATTTTTCCTGATTTGTTGGAGAGGAGTTTTAATCCTAGAGATGGGTTGGGATTGGATTTGTTGATGAGTTTGGATAGTACTGTATTTCTATACCTTTTGGTTTGTCTGATTTATGGGTCTAGTTCTTGTTTGCTGGGTCAGGTTCCTAGGTTGCCCATTGTTGCTGAAGCTGCTGATAGGCAAGTTCTTTGA
- the LOC110602485 gene encoding putative uncharacterized protein DDB_G0290521: protein MLQRFFLLLVFLALTFSNSFIVHADNASAPSLSKTISPSSSPSKSPTSSPASAPAKSPTTPPASAPVTSPSSSPLKSPSQSPKISPAMSPPPISTPAATPLAPIAKPPVVQGPATAATPEASTSVPSSSATPVEAPMVFPSSSSPPSASPANLSPETAESPMGNESGSRSLNEIRVVFRWLFIVFWGILGLAWAI, encoded by the coding sequence ATGTTGCAGAGATTCTTTCTATTACTCGTTTTCCTTGCTTTGACTTTTTCTAACTCTTTCATTGTACATGCAGACAATGCGTCTGCCCCTTCGCTATCTAAAACGATAAGCCCATCTTCTTCTCCCTCCAAATCTCCTACCTCTTCTCCTGCAAGTGCTCCGGCTAAATCTCCCACAACTCCTCCTGCAAGTGCTCCGGTCACATCTCCGTCTTCCTCCCCTTTAAAATCTCCCTCACAATCTCCTAAAATCTCCCCTGCAATGTCGCCACCTCCAATTTCCACTCCGGCTGCAACTCCTTTGGCACCAATCGCTAAGCCACCAGTTGTGCAAGGTCCGGCTACTGCAGCGACACCAGAGGCATCGACGAGTGTCCCTTCCAGTTCGGCAACACCAGTGGAGGCACCAATGGTTTTCCCATCCAGCAGCAGCCCGCCGAGCGCCAGTCCAGCGAATCTGTCACCGGAAACTGCAGAAAGTCCGATGGGAAATGAATCGGGTTCTAGATCCTTGAATGAGATTCGAGTTGTTTTTAGATGGTTGTTTATTGTGTTTTGGGGCATCCTTGGCTTGGCCTGggcaatttaa
- the LOC110602403 gene encoding fasciclin-like arabinogalactan protein 1: MRLSSVVFLLLLLSSASTLTDAHNITHLLAKHPAFSTFNHYLTITHLAAEINRRTTITVCAVDNAAMSELLSKHPSIYTIKNILSLHVLLDYFGAKKLHQITNGTALAATMFQETGSAPGSSGFVNITDMKGGKVALGPENNGGKLDVNFVKALEEMPYNISVIQISKVLPSDVAEAPTPGPSQMNLTSIMSAHGCKLFADTLLANSEASKTYQDNLDGGLTVFCPLDDPFKAFLPKFKNLTAAGKTSFLEFFGVPVYQSLSMLKSNNGLMNTLATDGANKFDFTVQNDGEDVTLKTRSTTAKITGTLIDEQPVAVYTINKVLLPRELFKAEAPTPAPGPAPEKAADAPKSSKHKDLSSAPSDSPADAPADDSADQVADDNVGVRFTGGRLSAVGLSLWLGLLML, encoded by the exons ATGCGGCTCTCCAGTGTCGTCTTTCTACTGCTACTACTCTCCTCCGCCTCCACCCTCACTGACGCCCACAATATCACGCACCTACTCGCCAAGCACCCAGCTTTCTCCACCTTCAACCACTACCTAACCATAACCCACCTGGCTGCCGAGATCAACCGCCGCACAACAATCACAGTCTGTGCGGTCGACAACGCCGCCATGTCTGAGCTCCTGTCCAAGCACCCTTCCATCTACACAATCAAGAACATTCTCTCCCTTCACGTCCTCTTAGACTACTTCGGCGCCAAGAAACTCCATCAGATAACCAACGGCACAGCACTAGCCGCCACCATGTTCCAGGAAACTGGATCTGCGCCGGGATCCTCGGGTTTCGTTAACATTACAGATATGAAGGGAGGGAAGGTAGCATTAGGACCTGAGAACAACGGCGGGAAACTTGATGTGAACTTCGTAAAAGCTCTGGAGGAAATGCCTTATAACATTTCGGTTATACAGATCAGCAAGGTTTTGCCTTCGGACGTGGCTGAGGCTCCGACACCAGGGCCGAGCCAGATGAACTTGACGAGCATAATGTCGGCTCACGGTTGCAAGCTTTTTGCTGATACTTTGCTGGCAAATTCTGAAGCCTCAAAGACATATCAG GACAATCTTGATGGAGGACTAACAGTGTTTTGCCCACTGGATGATCCATTCAAAGCCTTCTTACCTAAATTCAAGAACTTAACAGCAGCAGGAAAAACTTCATTCCTTGAATTCTTCGGTGTGCCTGTCTATCAATCTCTATCTATGTTAAAATCCAACAACGGTCTCATGAACACTCTGGCTACTGATGGGGCAAACAAGTTCGATTTCACAGTGCAAAATGATGGTGAAGATGTGACGTTGAAGACAAGGAGTACCACAGCAAAAATCACTGGGACTTTGATAGATGAGCAGCCAGTTGCTGTATATACTATTAACAAGGTTTTGTTGCCTAGAGAATTGTTCAAGGCAGAAGCACCAACCCCTGCTCCAGGACCCGCCCCAGAGAAAGCCGCAGATGCACCAAAATCCAGTAAGCATAAGGACTTGTCTTCAGCACCATCAGACTCACCGGCAGATGCACCGGCTGATGACTCAGCTGATCAAGTAGCTGATGACAATGTTGGTGTAAGATTCACTGGCGGAAGACTCTCTGCTGTGGGGCTAAGTTTATGGTTAGGGCTTTTGATGCTGTAA
- the LOC110601964 gene encoding inactive beta-amylase 4, chloroplastic has translation MAGNGGVARRCACRRSYAAFREVSFLSRRKTRTNLRNVSMIPLFKRPLLYPRWRSLSGSYRILSMDAREKSRSTLLESSRHKKVPIFVMMPVDTFCIDSSGSPRIRKIKALTISLKALKLAGVYGIAVEVWWGIVERFSPLEYNWFLYEELFRLVSESGLKLHVSLCFHSNTHVSPGTGGVGLPLWILEIGDHNRDIYYQDKSGFSNDDYLTLGVDQLPLFCGRTALQCYEDFMLSFVNKFDSYIGSVIEEISVGLGPSGELRYPAHPLGDGRWKFPGIGEFQCYDKYMMEDLKMAACKEGKPQWGDRGPQNAGCYNSLPPGVPFFEDGQESFLSDYGRFFLEWYSGKLICHADAILAKAANILKKYQQDKQTPVILVAKIGGIYWWYQTISHPAELTAGYYNTALRDGYDPVASVLSRHGAALHISCLEMIDSETPQAYHCSPEGLVQQIRTISKKRIHLIGRNTSERFDQNGLRQILANCYHPQAEAVRSFTYFRMNDKIFAVENWNNFVPFVRKMSTDL, from the exons ATGGCCGGCAATGGAGGAGTTGCTCGCAGGTGCGCCTGTAGGAGAAGCTATGCTGCGTTTAGGGAGGTGAGCTTCCTGAGCCGCAGGAAAACGCGAACCAATCTCCGAAACGTTTCGATGATCCCTCTCTTCAAAAGGCCCCTCTTATATCCTCGATGGCGATCGCTTAGTGGAAGCTACCGCATTTTGAG CATGGATGCTCGAGAAAAATCCAGATCCACATTATTGGAATCATCAAGGCATAAGAAGGTCCCCATATTTGTCATGATGCCTGTGGACACATTTTGCATTGATTCTTCTGGGAGTCCAAGGATCAGAAA AATCAAGGCCTTAACCATATCTCTAAAAGCACTCAAGTTAGCAGGTGTCTATGGAATTGCAGTAGAGGTTTGGTGGGGAATTGTTGAGCGTTTTTCTCCTCTTGAATATAATTGGTTCCTTTATGAAGAGCTTTTCAGATTGGTATCTGAGTCGGGGCTGAAGTTGCATGTTTCCTTGTGTTTTCACTCAAACACACATGTGTCCCCTGGAACTGGGGGTGTGGGTCTTCCACTGTGGATTCTAGAG ATTGGTGATCACAACAGGGACATATATTACCAAGATAAAAGTGGGTTCTCCAATGATGATTATCTCACACTAGGGGTGGACCAACTTCCACTTTTTTGTGGCCGTACTGCCCTCCAATGTTATGAAGACTTCATGCTCagttttgttaataaatttgaCTCATATATTGGGAGTGTAATTGAAGAAATAAGTGTTGGTCTTGGTCCTTCTGGAGAACTAAG GTATCCTGCACATCCACTTGGTGATGGTAGATGGAAATTTCCTGGAATTGGTGAATTTCAGTGTTATGACAAGTACAT GATGGAGGACTTAAAGATGGCTGCATGTAAAGAAGGAAAGCCTCAATGGGGTGATAGAGGACCTCAAAATGCAGGTTGCTACAATAGTCTTCCACCTGGTGTTCCTTTTTTTGAAGATGGACAGGAGAGCTTTCTTTCTGATTATGGCCGTTTCTTCCTT GAATGGTACAGTGGTAAGCTGATTTGTCATGCAGATGCTATTCTAGCAAAGGCAGCTAACATACTGAAGAAATATCAACAAGACAAGCAAACACCAGTTATATTAGTCGCTAAAATTGGTGGAATATATTGGTGGTACCAGACAATATCTCACCCTGCTGAACTTACAGCTGGCTACTACAATACTGCTCTGAGGGATGGATATGATCCTGTTGCTTCAGTGTTGTCACGCCATGGAGCTGCTTTGCATATTTC CTGCTTAGAAATGATTGATAGTGAAACTCCACAAGCCTATCATTGCAGCCCTGAAGGACTAGTCCAGCAG ATAAGGACCATTTCAAAGAAAAGGATACATCTGATTGGAAGAAATACTAGCGAACGGTTTGATCAG AATGGACTAAGGCAAATACTTGCAAACTGCTACCATCCACAGGCAGAGGCTGTAAGGTCTTTTACTTATTTCAGAatgaatgataaaatttttgCTGTTGAAAACTGGAATAATTTTGTCCCCTTTGTTAGAAAGATGAGCACAGATTTGTAA